In the Leishmania panamensis strain MHOM/PA/94/PSC-1 chromosome 30 sequence genome, one interval contains:
- a CDS encoding hypothetical protein (TriTrypDB/GeneDB-style sysID: LpmP.30.0880), producing MPSKVVSSSYSLPISGGDTNGKTYRSTDEMWKAELTGDLYDPERGWYGKALEYWRNVPATVSGVLGGMDHIHQVDIKGSRSFIESLPDRGINRALDCGAGIGRIAKNLLTKLYATTDLLEPVEHMLEEAKRELSGMPVGKFILASMETATLPSNTYDLIVIQWTAIYLTDDDFVKFFRQCQKALTPNGYIFFKENCSTGDRFLVDKEDSSLTRSDIHYKRLFSESGVRVVKETFQEEWPTDLFPVKMYALQ from the coding sequence ATGCCGAGCAAGGTGGTATCGTCGTCGTACAGCTTGCCgatcagcggcggcgacacgAATGGCAAGACGTACCGCTCCACAGATGAGATGTGGAAAGCGGAGCTGACAGGTGACCTGTATGACCCAGAGAGGGGATGGTACGGCAAGGCACTTGAGTACTGGCGCAATGTGCCTGCCACCGTGAGCGGCGTGCTGGGCGGCATGGATCACATTCATCAGGTGGACATTAAGGGGTCTCGCAGCTTCATTGAGAGCTTGCCGGACCGCGGAATAAACCGTGCGTTGGACTGCGGCGCCGGCATTGGACGGATTGCGAAGAACTTGCTGACGAAACTGTACGCCACGACCGACTTGCTGGAGCCGGTGGAGCACATGCTAGAGGAGGCCAAAAGAGAGCTGTCCGGGATGCCTGTTGGTAAGTTCATCTTAGCATCTATGGAAACGGCAACGCTGCCGTCCAACACGTACGACTTGATTGTGATCCAGTGGACCGCGATCTACCTCACCGACGACGACTTTGTGAAGTTCTTCAGGCAGTGCCAAAAGGCCTTGACACCGAACGGGTACATATTTTTCAAGGAGAATTGCTCCACTGGTGACCGCTTCCTCGTGGATAAGGAGGACAGTAGCCTGACGCGGTCCGACATACACTACAAGCGGCTCTTCAGTGAGAGCGGGGTCCGGGTGGTGAAAGAGACTTTCCAGGAGGAGTGGCCAACGGATCTGTTCCCTGTGAAGATGTACGCCCTGCAGTAA